Genomic segment of Caproiciproducens sp. NJN-50:
TGCTGATCAGTCCGGGGCCCAGTTCCACGCTCAGCGGCGCGCCGGTGGATTCCACCGGTTCGCCCGGCTTCAGGCCGGAGGTCTCCTCATAGACCTGAACGGAAGCCTGGTCCCCGTGGATCTCTATGATTTCACCAATCAGGCGCTGCTCGCTGACACGCACCACGTCGAACATATTCGCGTCGCGCATTCCGTCGGCGATGACCAGAGGTCCGGCAACCTTTTTGATCGTGCCTTTGCTCATTTTCCTTCTCACCTGCTTCTTTCGTTATCGCTGTTGAAAATAATATCGGAGCCGACCGCCTGCTCCACCGTTTTCTTCACGTTCCGCATTCCGATCCCCGTATTCCCGGAAACGCCCGGAATCGGAATGATGGCCGGAAGCTGCTGGGACTCATACCGGCTGATTTCCGACGAAAGGCCCTCGAACACCGCCTCCGTCACATAAATCACGGCGTAGTCCTCCTCCGCAAGGCGTCTCAGTTCCCCGGAGGCTTCGGCAAGATCCCGAACGGGACATACGTCCAGCCCCAGCGAGGCAAATCCGTAAATGCTGTCGCGGTCGCCGAGTACGGCGGTTTTATACATACGTCTCCCTCAGCCTTTCCCGGACGGACTCATCCGAAAGCCGGTTCAGCTTGCCGGACAATATGATCCTGACCGTTTTTATTTCATTTTCCCGCGCCAGAAGGTATGCAGCGACCGGCGCGATGGTAAACGGGTTGTATTTCTGCGGGCGGATCTGCTCCATCAGCAGATCATCACACCAGCGTTCAAACGAAGAGACCGATTTCCGCACGGCGGGCACGGCTCCCGCGTAGGGCGTCATGGCCAGATACTCCAGAACGGCATCCACGCCGGACGCCGCCGCGCGGGCCAGCTTTTTTACATCAAGCGTGGAGCAGGGAGCAAGGGCGTGTTCAAGGAATTCCAGCGGCTTGCCCGTGCGCGCCGAACGGACGGCGATCCGGATATCGGCGGACGCGACCGTCAGCTCCGCGTATTTCTGCAGCACTTCATTGTCGGATGCCATGCCGGCATTCAGCACCGCTTCCAGGGCGGCCCGGTCGATGACGACATCGCACATCTGGCCGTCGTGGTTTTGCAGAAGCACCCTGCACGCCTCCTGAGCGGCGCCGCGCATCTGCTCAGGCAGCTGCGTGAAGTCCTGGTCCCGGACCGCCTTCAGAATCAGGCTGGGATCGATCGTTCCGCTTTCGAAATAGATGTTCGGCGTCTTCGAGTCCATGCAGACTTCCTTCACCGCCGCTTTCAGATTGTGGTAATCGTTTGCGTAAAGGAAGACGTCAAACGCCGACAGATCCTCACCGATCAGCTCCCGAATCAGCTTCCATGTCTTTTCGCGCTCCGCGGACAAAATCTCCCCGGCATTGCCGGAAGAAACATCCCACCCTTTTTCGGAAAGGACATGCAGGCAATCCTCGTAATTTTTGCAGGCCATCAGCTGTTCCAGCGTCTGAGCGCCGAAAAGCGACAGCTCCTTCGAGCGGATGCGGGCAACTGCATATACATAATCCTGTTTTTCGGCCATTTTCAACCCCCCGCAAACACGAGCTGGTTCACCTTGTCCTGCAGCTCGTCGCGGCGGGCGTCAAACAGAGCCGAAAACGAGCAGTTTTCCTCGATTCCGCCATAGGACAGCACAAAACCGCCGTCAATATTCCTCGCCTGCCCGGAAACCCTGAGCGACGCGCCCTGCCCTTTGACGGCGGCGTTCAGAGCCGCTTCAAAACCGGCGGGAAGCCTCTTCAGGTCAGCGGGGGAAAAGAGGATCTCCCCCTCGCGGGGCAGCGCGTTTTTCACCGCCATCTTCAGAATAAGCTTAAAATATTCGTCGTCGGGCAGGGCATACAGAGACTGCTTTGCCTTTTCAATGATATCCGCAATCAGCTGTTGCTTTGCGCCCAGAACCGCCTTGCGAATCTGCAGGGCGGCCGCAGACTCGGCCCTCTCCCGGATCATGGCCGCCTCTTCTTCGGCGCGCCTGCCGACGGCGGCGCACTGCTCGGCCGCATCCTTCCCGGCCTGGCTGCGGATCTCTTCCGCCTGTGCGCGCGCTTTTTCCAGCATCGCGTTCACCGCCGAGTCCGATTCGGACGTGATATCCTGTATGATTTTATCTAACCCTGTCATTGACAAGTTCTCCTAACTGTTAAACGTTCAGTCCGCCGACGCCGAAAATCGCAAGAATGGAAACCAGAAGGGCAAGAATCGCGTATGTTTCAACCATTGCGGGGAAAATCATGGCTTTGCCGAACTGGTCCGGGCGTTTGGAAACGAGCCCGATGCTGGCGATTGCGGCATTGCCCTGGTGAATGGCGGAAAAATAGCCGACCAGCGCCATCGGCATGCAGGCCGCAAAATACAGCAGCCCTTTCGCGCCGGACATGGCCCCCGCTCCGCCGCCGAGGATGCCGGTCTGGGAAAGAGCGATAAACGCGATCAGCAGGCCGTAAATGCCCTGTGTGCCGGGAAGGAGCTGAAGGACGAGCACCTTGCCGAACATGGACGGATCCTCCGTGACGACGCCCGCCGCCGCCTGGCCGGTTTTGCCGACTCCGTGTGCCGAGCCCATTCCGGGGAGAAGCGCTGCGAGCGCCGCGCCCAAAAGCGCAAGGGGAAGCCCAAGACTGTTAAAAAAGTTCATGATTCATTTTCCTCCTTGAATTGATAATATTTAGTATGAGCGCTTGCGGAAAATGGGGTGAACTTCCGCCCGCCGCCCGAATAAAACTTGCCGAAAAACTCCACGTACTGGAGTCGGTTCGTATGAACGTACGCGCCCAGCATATTGATCATGATGTTCATCGTATGCCCCACGATGAATATCAGGATGAAGACAATCGCGCCCACGACGCCGCCGCCGGACATGCTCGCCATCTTGTTGACCACGCTGGCGATGACCCCGGTTGCAAGCCCCAGGGCCAGCAGGCGGGAGTAGGAAAGCACGTCGCTCAGATACCCCGTCACGTTGTACAGGGCGTAC
This window contains:
- a CDS encoding V-type ATP synthase subunit F yields the protein MYKTAVLGDRDSIYGFASLGLDVCPVRDLAEASGELRRLAEEDYAVIYVTEAVFEGLSSEISRYESQQLPAIIPIPGVSGNTGIGMRNVKKTVEQAVGSDIIFNSDNERSR
- a CDS encoding V-type ATPase subunit; the encoded protein is MAEKQDYVYAVARIRSKELSLFGAQTLEQLMACKNYEDCLHVLSEKGWDVSSGNAGEILSAEREKTWKLIRELIGEDLSAFDVFLYANDYHNLKAAVKEVCMDSKTPNIYFESGTIDPSLILKAVRDQDFTQLPEQMRGAAQEACRVLLQNHDGQMCDVVIDRAALEAVLNAGMASDNEVLQKYAELTVASADIRIAVRSARTGKPLEFLEHALAPCSTLDVKKLARAAASGVDAVLEYLAMTPYAGAVPAVRKSVSSFERWCDDLLMEQIRPQKYNPFTIAPVAAYLLARENEIKTVRIILSGKLNRLSDESVRERLRETYV
- a CDS encoding V-type ATP synthase subunit E, with the translated sequence MTGLDKIIQDITSESDSAVNAMLEKARAQAEEIRSQAGKDAAEQCAAVGRRAEEEAAMIRERAESAAALQIRKAVLGAKQQLIADIIEKAKQSLYALPDDEYFKLILKMAVKNALPREGEILFSPADLKRLPAGFEAALNAAVKGQGASLRVSGQARNIDGGFVLSYGGIEENCSFSALFDARRDELQDKVNQLVFAGG
- a CDS encoding V-type ATP synthase subunit K, with the translated sequence MNFFNSLGLPLALLGAALAALLPGMGSAHGVGKTGQAAAGVVTEDPSMFGKVLVLQLLPGTQGIYGLLIAFIALSQTGILGGGAGAMSGAKGLLYFAACMPMALVGYFSAIHQGNAAIASIGLVSKRPDQFGKAMIFPAMVETYAILALLVSILAIFGVGGLNV